A window of Calliopsis andreniformis isolate RMS-2024a chromosome 3, iyCalAndr_principal, whole genome shotgun sequence contains these coding sequences:
- the LOC143177692 gene encoding uncharacterized protein LOC143177692 isoform X4: protein MHSFDRNGQGGYKPRRIGNSGGSSYAGAVNRSHKDESTSSPSQPKIIFNEDEYARITTPRQDVLFKKGYLSRKKPWAGNASTSATPSTTESQSASHSTAGRDGSETTEDQQLLDRDCGTGEYPPMMNSAAQLGYGTFYDHASGYYYEYPVMLVGPAPVPAQVGPSVLAAVPYEPVPLRPIEWVNPAFVPKLAADQQYCMMDYQTNQSTESVPVVEEQENTILIEENTNGTCNENDTGSASCSGSVAGEMEEQPAETNTAKENQTEDQQTEEQAEEQYIDEQYVEQQHLENGINGGPYLEPVLMQQPVHVSHVIPVPQPYMYPGHYMFGPPLVNVNGVTIQAGPMIRTTDVAAMSAACIKRRKKKKRRKQIRVAVGNTEDEEEGEYSSECDTTIPSSRLSWTASSTSTATTTTTSNRPLNPECQEFQLQSVEPNTSLSSIPTSANTPTFTEDSSVNQLSTLSSDATSVDKNKEPCNGVVSDDPQSQVEELVTNSNSDEVIESSEKSSTPNHEVTDPTNKTKKPVNCLNREQTLLPNNIAKVTEIETLPNNETNKTTSNSLSIKESSKDKVNGIGEETLVNGKMMDTDLGNMQASITAVSSRPSSRCSDDKTSKTNSMENVEAHEENHESLSNNKISSGVPKRKYSAKGTKFVREPTPGPDLNNATEVETDKSVVHDLTQNLNSVNLSNDSFLKPEINCCSKIEDQTSENCASKDVCNHQKDDPIEISNEDSGFESQTRLSDYPITEAVTEWLRRANSPNIFITPLVSGNSDETEDEDEVDEEPPKNLQGNPILALSAKSSADDAMTLLRTASCGEFARVSNVKSQDQPETNSTGGSRRKRDMKKKLAERRRVRHVDGKLENEVVSSSDSCGQQELPVNVMRKKNPSKQQDVGDVCEFTEKDSVAGMRVATSSRMDSKRVNARRMKRQGRSNRDPTNNSDTKIRRAENDENDEGVVGDTMNVRTFEKGEIVVSEDGKLLTTSTYEPILRNSHDASTVIETVCENETVKETITKTEESNRRSSGEEENCSKEVSLDSIEEPDVLECWEAEMIEPVITPKKMQCRGTSCDGEAAEEDNNETEQVNLDYVQKYYRLARESVTSSIEEEVSGSKMHVDSIASITVPNNSEQSEEIRTQKKDKNDIPVDEAFEVYESCYTGKTPFLGMDSKIFKSRTLYGQEGEHPIPCKAVCCNLQ from the exons ATGCACAGTTTTGATCGAAATGGCCAGGGTGGCTACAAACCGCGGAGAATCGGAAACAGCGGCGGTAGCAGCTACGCTGGTGCCGTGAATCGCTCTCACAAGGATGAATCGACCAGCTCACCGTCGCAGCCGAAGATCATTTTCAACGAGGACGAGTACGCGAGAATTACGACACCTCGACAGGATGTGTTATTCAAAAAGGGATACCTGTCGAGGAAGAAGCCCTGGGCAGGGAACGCAAGCACGAGCGCAACTCCGTCTACGACCGAAAGCCAGTCTGCTTCGCATTCCACCGCAGGTAGAG ATGGCAGCGAAACGACTGAAGATCAGCAGCTATTGGACAGGGACTGTGGAACCGGAGAATATCCACCGATGATGAATTCCGCTGCGCAATTAGGCTACGGAACCTTTTATGACCACGCGAGTGGTTACTATTACGAGTATCCAGTGATGTTGGTTGGACCTGCACCAGTTCCAGCGCAAGTTGGGCCCAGCGTTTTGGCAGCTGTACCCTACGAACCCGTCCCTCTGAGGCCCATTGAGTGGGTAAATCCTGCGTTTGTGCCCAAACTGGCGGCTGACCAACAGTACTGCATGATGGATTACCAG ACCAACCAGAGCACAGAGAGCGTGCCTGTGGTGGAGGAGCAAGAGAATACAATACTGATTGAGGAAAACACCAATGGAACGTGTAACGAGAACGACACAGGAAGTGCCAGTTGCAGTGGAAGCGTCGCGGGCGAGATGGAGGAGCAGCCTGCAGAGACTAACACAGCAAAGGAGAATCAGACTGAGGATCAGCAAACGGAGGAACAAGCAGAAGAGCAATACATAGATGAGCagtatgtggagcagcaacattTGGAGAACGGGATAAATGGGGGACCGTACCTGGAGCCTGTGTTGATGCAGCAACCGGTGCACGTGTCGCACGTGATACCAGTTCCACAACCGTACATGTATCCTGGTCACTACATGTTCGGCCCTCCTCTGGTCAACGTGAATG GTGTTACCATACAGGCTGGGCCCATGATCAGGACTACAGACGTGGCGGCTATGTCGGCGGCCTGTATCAagcgaagaaagaaaaaaaagagaagaaagcAGATAAGAGTTGCTGTG GGTAATACGGAGGACGAGGAGGAAGGAGAGTACAGCTCCGAATGTGATACCACTATACCGTCTTCCCGACTGTCTTGGACAGCGTCTTCAACATCAACGGCAACCACGACAACAACCAGCAACAGGCCGCTAAACCCCGAGTGTCAGGAGTTCCAACTGCAGTCAGTCGAACCTAATACCTCACTTTCAAGTATTCCAACTTCTGCCAACACGCCGACATTTACCGAAGACTCGTCGGTGAATCAGTTGAGCACGTTGTCGTCAGACGCAACATCCGTTGACAAAAACAAAGAACCCTGTAACGGGGTCGTCTCAGACGATCCGCAGAGCCAGGTGGAAGAGCTGGTTACGAACAGCAATTCCGACGAAGTTATCGAATCTTCAGAAAAGAGTTCAACGCCGAATCACGAAGTGACCGATCCGACCAATAAAACGAAGAAACCGGTGAACTGTCTAAATAGAGAACAGACTCTATTACCGAATAACATTGCTAAAGTAACTGAAATCGAAACGTTACCAAATAATGAGACAAATAAAACAACGAGCAATTCATTGAGTATCAAAGAGTCATCGAAGGATAAAGTAAATGGTATTGGAGAGGAAACCCTGGTGAACGGGAAGATGATGGATACTGACTTGGGCAATATGCAAGCGTCCATTACAGCAGTATCTTCAAGACCGTCGTCTCGATGCAGCGACGATAAAACATCAAAGACTAATTCCATGGAAAACGTGGAAGCTCACGAAGAAAACCATGAATCCCTATCGAACAACAAAATATCGAGCGGAGTACCAAAGAGAAAGTACAGCGCCAAAGGTACGAAGTTCGTGAGGGAACCAACGCCTGGGCCGGATCTAAACAACGCCACAGAAGTAGAAACCGACAAGTCCGTGGTGCATGATCTCACTCAGAACCTGAATAGCGTTAACTTGTCAAACGACTCATTTTTGAAACCAGAGATCAACTGCtgctcaaagattgaggatcaaacatCCGAAAATTGCGCATCAAAGGACGTGTGCAATCATCAAAAGGACGACCCTATTGAGATctcaaatgaggattcaggattcgagagCCAGACACGACTTTCTGATTATCCTATCACAGAAGCAGTGACGGAATGGCTACGTAGAGCAAACTCGCCGAACATTTTCATCACGCCATTAGTCTCAGGGAACAGTGACGAAacggaggacgaggacgaggtgGACGAAGAGCCGCCAAAAAACTTGCAAGGCAACCCCATACTTGCACTATCTGCTAAAAGCAGTGCGGACGATGCGATGACATTGTTGCGTACGGCTAGCTGCGGCGAATTCGCAAGGGTCAGTAACGTCAAGAGTCAAGATCAGCCAGAGACTAACAGCACCGGTGGCTCGAGGAGGAAGCGTGACATGAAGAAGAAGTTGGCAGAACGAAGGCGAGTTAGGCACGTCGACGGAAAACTGGAAAACGAAGTAGTGTCTTCCTCGGATTCCTGTGGCCAACAAGAGCTCCCTGTTAACGTCATGAGGAAGAAGAATCCGTCGAAGCAGCAGGATGTTGGTGACGTTTGCGAATTTACTGAGAAGGATAGCGTTGCGGGTATGAGGGTTGCAACAAGCTCTCGGATGGACTCGAAGAGGGTCAATGCAAGGCGAATGAAAAGACAGGGGCGATCCAATAGGGATCCCACGAACAATAGCGACACGAAGATTCGACGCGCAGAAAATGACGAGAACGACGAGGGTGTCGTGGGGGACACGATGAACGTGAGGACGTTTGAAAAAGGGGAGATCGTCGTCTCAGAAGACGGGAAACTATTGACGACTTCCACCTACGAACCGATTCTGCGGAATAGTCATGACGCTTCCACAGTAATCGAAACGGTTTGTGAGAATGAAACAGTCAAAGAGACTATTACGAAGACGGAGGAGAGCAATAGGAGAAGCAGCGGTGAGGAAGAGAACTGTAGCAAAGAAGTTTCCTTGGACAGCATAGAGGAACCGGATGTGCTGGAGTGCTGGGAAGCTGAAATGATCGAGCCTGTGATAACGCCAAAGAAAATGCAATGCCGAGGAACATCGTGCGATGGGGAGGCTGCGGAAGAGGATAATAATGAGACTGAGCAGGTCAATCTGGATTACGTGCAGAAATACTATAGATTAGCGCGTGAAAGTGTTACCAGCAGCATCGAAGAGGAAGTCAGTGGCTCTAAGATGCACGTAGACTCGATTGCATCGATAACAGTGCCAAACAATTCTGAGCAATCCGAGGAAATCCGAACGCAAAAGAAAGACAAGAATGACATACCTGTCGACGAAGCTTTTGAAGTATATGAAAGTTGTTACACGGGAAAAACTCCGTTTCTGGGTATGGATTCGAAAATTTTCAAATCACGAACATTGTATGGACAGGAAGGTGAACATCCTATACCATGCAAAGCAGTTTGTTGTAATCTTCAATGA
- the LOC143177692 gene encoding uncharacterized protein LOC143177692 isoform X1, translating to MQWRRQRRVTHVIGSSNHVLLLARYQDAPPGEEDEEEGLRNGYVKDQENDTSMHSFDRNGQGGYKPRRIGNSGGSSYAGAVNRSHKDESTSSPSQPKIIFNEDEYARITTPRQDVLFKKGYLSRKKPWAGNASTSATPSTTESQSASHSTAGRDGSETTEDQQLLDRDCGTGEYPPMMNSAAQLGYGTFYDHASGYYYEYPVMLVGPAPVPAQVGPSVLAAVPYEPVPLRPIEWVNPAFVPKLAADQQYCMMDYQTNQSTESVPVVEEQENTILIEENTNGTCNENDTGSASCSGSVAGEMEEQPAETNTAKENQTEDQQTEEQAEEQYIDEQYVEQQHLENGINGGPYLEPVLMQQPVHVSHVIPVPQPYMYPGHYMFGPPLVNVNGVTIQAGPMIRTTDVAAMSAACIKRRKKKKRRKQIRVAVGNTEDEEEGEYSSECDTTIPSSRLSWTASSTSTATTTTTSNRPLNPECQEFQLQSVEPNTSLSSIPTSANTPTFTEDSSVNQLSTLSSDATSVDKNKEPCNGVVSDDPQSQVEELVTNSNSDEVIESSEKSSTPNHEVTDPTNKTKKPVNCLNREQTLLPNNIAKVTEIETLPNNETNKTTSNSLSIKESSKDKVNGIGEETLVNGKMMDTDLGNMQASITAVSSRPSSRCSDDKTSKTNSMENVEAHEENHESLSNNKISSGVPKRKYSAKGTKFVREPTPGPDLNNATEVETDKSVVHDLTQNLNSVNLSNDSFLKPEINCCSKIEDQTSENCASKDVCNHQKDDPIEISNEDSGFESQTRLSDYPITEAVTEWLRRANSPNIFITPLVSGNSDETEDEDEVDEEPPKNLQGNPILALSAKSSADDAMTLLRTASCGEFARVSNVKSQDQPETNSTGGSRRKRDMKKKLAERRRVRHVDGKLENEVVSSSDSCGQQELPVNVMRKKNPSKQQDVGDVCEFTEKDSVAGMRVATSSRMDSKRVNARRMKRQGRSNRDPTNNSDTKIRRAENDENDEGVVGDTMNVRTFEKGEIVVSEDGKLLTTSTYEPILRNSHDASTVIETVCENETVKETITKTEESNRRSSGEEENCSKEVSLDSIEEPDVLECWEAEMIEPVITPKKMQCRGTSCDGEAAEEDNNETEQVNLDYVQKYYRLARESVTSSIEEEVSGSKMHVDSIASITVPNNSEQSEEIRTQKKDKNDIPVDEAFEVYESCYTGKTPFLGMDSKIFKSRTLYGQEGEHPIPCKAVCCNLQ from the exons ATGCAGTGGCGTCGACAGCGAAGGGTCACCCACGTGATCGGCTCCTCCAATCACGTTCTTCTTTTAGCGAGGTACCAAGACG CTCCACCCGGCGAGGAAGATGAAGAAGAAGGATTGCGAAACGGATACGTGAAGGACCAGGAAAATGACACGAGCATGCACAGTTTTGATCGAAATGGCCAGGGTGGCTACAAACCGCGGAGAATCGGAAACAGCGGCGGTAGCAGCTACGCTGGTGCCGTGAATCGCTCTCACAAGGATGAATCGACCAGCTCACCGTCGCAGCCGAAGATCATTTTCAACGAGGACGAGTACGCGAGAATTACGACACCTCGACAGGATGTGTTATTCAAAAAGGGATACCTGTCGAGGAAGAAGCCCTGGGCAGGGAACGCAAGCACGAGCGCAACTCCGTCTACGACCGAAAGCCAGTCTGCTTCGCATTCCACCGCAGGTAGAG ATGGCAGCGAAACGACTGAAGATCAGCAGCTATTGGACAGGGACTGTGGAACCGGAGAATATCCACCGATGATGAATTCCGCTGCGCAATTAGGCTACGGAACCTTTTATGACCACGCGAGTGGTTACTATTACGAGTATCCAGTGATGTTGGTTGGACCTGCACCAGTTCCAGCGCAAGTTGGGCCCAGCGTTTTGGCAGCTGTACCCTACGAACCCGTCCCTCTGAGGCCCATTGAGTGGGTAAATCCTGCGTTTGTGCCCAAACTGGCGGCTGACCAACAGTACTGCATGATGGATTACCAG ACCAACCAGAGCACAGAGAGCGTGCCTGTGGTGGAGGAGCAAGAGAATACAATACTGATTGAGGAAAACACCAATGGAACGTGTAACGAGAACGACACAGGAAGTGCCAGTTGCAGTGGAAGCGTCGCGGGCGAGATGGAGGAGCAGCCTGCAGAGACTAACACAGCAAAGGAGAATCAGACTGAGGATCAGCAAACGGAGGAACAAGCAGAAGAGCAATACATAGATGAGCagtatgtggagcagcaacattTGGAGAACGGGATAAATGGGGGACCGTACCTGGAGCCTGTGTTGATGCAGCAACCGGTGCACGTGTCGCACGTGATACCAGTTCCACAACCGTACATGTATCCTGGTCACTACATGTTCGGCCCTCCTCTGGTCAACGTGAATG GTGTTACCATACAGGCTGGGCCCATGATCAGGACTACAGACGTGGCGGCTATGTCGGCGGCCTGTATCAagcgaagaaagaaaaaaaagagaagaaagcAGATAAGAGTTGCTGTG GGTAATACGGAGGACGAGGAGGAAGGAGAGTACAGCTCCGAATGTGATACCACTATACCGTCTTCCCGACTGTCTTGGACAGCGTCTTCAACATCAACGGCAACCACGACAACAACCAGCAACAGGCCGCTAAACCCCGAGTGTCAGGAGTTCCAACTGCAGTCAGTCGAACCTAATACCTCACTTTCAAGTATTCCAACTTCTGCCAACACGCCGACATTTACCGAAGACTCGTCGGTGAATCAGTTGAGCACGTTGTCGTCAGACGCAACATCCGTTGACAAAAACAAAGAACCCTGTAACGGGGTCGTCTCAGACGATCCGCAGAGCCAGGTGGAAGAGCTGGTTACGAACAGCAATTCCGACGAAGTTATCGAATCTTCAGAAAAGAGTTCAACGCCGAATCACGAAGTGACCGATCCGACCAATAAAACGAAGAAACCGGTGAACTGTCTAAATAGAGAACAGACTCTATTACCGAATAACATTGCTAAAGTAACTGAAATCGAAACGTTACCAAATAATGAGACAAATAAAACAACGAGCAATTCATTGAGTATCAAAGAGTCATCGAAGGATAAAGTAAATGGTATTGGAGAGGAAACCCTGGTGAACGGGAAGATGATGGATACTGACTTGGGCAATATGCAAGCGTCCATTACAGCAGTATCTTCAAGACCGTCGTCTCGATGCAGCGACGATAAAACATCAAAGACTAATTCCATGGAAAACGTGGAAGCTCACGAAGAAAACCATGAATCCCTATCGAACAACAAAATATCGAGCGGAGTACCAAAGAGAAAGTACAGCGCCAAAGGTACGAAGTTCGTGAGGGAACCAACGCCTGGGCCGGATCTAAACAACGCCACAGAAGTAGAAACCGACAAGTCCGTGGTGCATGATCTCACTCAGAACCTGAATAGCGTTAACTTGTCAAACGACTCATTTTTGAAACCAGAGATCAACTGCtgctcaaagattgaggatcaaacatCCGAAAATTGCGCATCAAAGGACGTGTGCAATCATCAAAAGGACGACCCTATTGAGATctcaaatgaggattcaggattcgagagCCAGACACGACTTTCTGATTATCCTATCACAGAAGCAGTGACGGAATGGCTACGTAGAGCAAACTCGCCGAACATTTTCATCACGCCATTAGTCTCAGGGAACAGTGACGAAacggaggacgaggacgaggtgGACGAAGAGCCGCCAAAAAACTTGCAAGGCAACCCCATACTTGCACTATCTGCTAAAAGCAGTGCGGACGATGCGATGACATTGTTGCGTACGGCTAGCTGCGGCGAATTCGCAAGGGTCAGTAACGTCAAGAGTCAAGATCAGCCAGAGACTAACAGCACCGGTGGCTCGAGGAGGAAGCGTGACATGAAGAAGAAGTTGGCAGAACGAAGGCGAGTTAGGCACGTCGACGGAAAACTGGAAAACGAAGTAGTGTCTTCCTCGGATTCCTGTGGCCAACAAGAGCTCCCTGTTAACGTCATGAGGAAGAAGAATCCGTCGAAGCAGCAGGATGTTGGTGACGTTTGCGAATTTACTGAGAAGGATAGCGTTGCGGGTATGAGGGTTGCAACAAGCTCTCGGATGGACTCGAAGAGGGTCAATGCAAGGCGAATGAAAAGACAGGGGCGATCCAATAGGGATCCCACGAACAATAGCGACACGAAGATTCGACGCGCAGAAAATGACGAGAACGACGAGGGTGTCGTGGGGGACACGATGAACGTGAGGACGTTTGAAAAAGGGGAGATCGTCGTCTCAGAAGACGGGAAACTATTGACGACTTCCACCTACGAACCGATTCTGCGGAATAGTCATGACGCTTCCACAGTAATCGAAACGGTTTGTGAGAATGAAACAGTCAAAGAGACTATTACGAAGACGGAGGAGAGCAATAGGAGAAGCAGCGGTGAGGAAGAGAACTGTAGCAAAGAAGTTTCCTTGGACAGCATAGAGGAACCGGATGTGCTGGAGTGCTGGGAAGCTGAAATGATCGAGCCTGTGATAACGCCAAAGAAAATGCAATGCCGAGGAACATCGTGCGATGGGGAGGCTGCGGAAGAGGATAATAATGAGACTGAGCAGGTCAATCTGGATTACGTGCAGAAATACTATAGATTAGCGCGTGAAAGTGTTACCAGCAGCATCGAAGAGGAAGTCAGTGGCTCTAAGATGCACGTAGACTCGATTGCATCGATAACAGTGCCAAACAATTCTGAGCAATCCGAGGAAATCCGAACGCAAAAGAAAGACAAGAATGACATACCTGTCGACGAAGCTTTTGAAGTATATGAAAGTTGTTACACGGGAAAAACTCCGTTTCTGGGTATGGATTCGAAAATTTTCAAATCACGAACATTGTATGGACAGGAAGGTGAACATCCTATACCATGCAAAGCAGTTTGTTGTAATCTTCAATGA
- the LOC143177692 gene encoding uncharacterized protein LOC143177692 isoform X2 — MQWRRQRRVTHVIGSSNHVLLLARYQDAPPGEEDEEEGLRNGYVKDQENDTSMHSFDRNGQGGYKPRRIGNSGGSSYAGAVNRSHKDESTSSPSQPKIIFNEDEYARITTPRQDVLFKKGYLSRKKPWAGNASTSATPSTTESQSASHSTADGSETTEDQQLLDRDCGTGEYPPMMNSAAQLGYGTFYDHASGYYYEYPVMLVGPAPVPAQVGPSVLAAVPYEPVPLRPIEWVNPAFVPKLAADQQYCMMDYQTNQSTESVPVVEEQENTILIEENTNGTCNENDTGSASCSGSVAGEMEEQPAETNTAKENQTEDQQTEEQAEEQYIDEQYVEQQHLENGINGGPYLEPVLMQQPVHVSHVIPVPQPYMYPGHYMFGPPLVNVNGVTIQAGPMIRTTDVAAMSAACIKRRKKKKRRKQIRVAVGNTEDEEEGEYSSECDTTIPSSRLSWTASSTSTATTTTTSNRPLNPECQEFQLQSVEPNTSLSSIPTSANTPTFTEDSSVNQLSTLSSDATSVDKNKEPCNGVVSDDPQSQVEELVTNSNSDEVIESSEKSSTPNHEVTDPTNKTKKPVNCLNREQTLLPNNIAKVTEIETLPNNETNKTTSNSLSIKESSKDKVNGIGEETLVNGKMMDTDLGNMQASITAVSSRPSSRCSDDKTSKTNSMENVEAHEENHESLSNNKISSGVPKRKYSAKGTKFVREPTPGPDLNNATEVETDKSVVHDLTQNLNSVNLSNDSFLKPEINCCSKIEDQTSENCASKDVCNHQKDDPIEISNEDSGFESQTRLSDYPITEAVTEWLRRANSPNIFITPLVSGNSDETEDEDEVDEEPPKNLQGNPILALSAKSSADDAMTLLRTASCGEFARVSNVKSQDQPETNSTGGSRRKRDMKKKLAERRRVRHVDGKLENEVVSSSDSCGQQELPVNVMRKKNPSKQQDVGDVCEFTEKDSVAGMRVATSSRMDSKRVNARRMKRQGRSNRDPTNNSDTKIRRAENDENDEGVVGDTMNVRTFEKGEIVVSEDGKLLTTSTYEPILRNSHDASTVIETVCENETVKETITKTEESNRRSSGEEENCSKEVSLDSIEEPDVLECWEAEMIEPVITPKKMQCRGTSCDGEAAEEDNNETEQVNLDYVQKYYRLARESVTSSIEEEVSGSKMHVDSIASITVPNNSEQSEEIRTQKKDKNDIPVDEAFEVYESCYTGKTPFLGMDSKIFKSRTLYGQEGEHPIPCKAVCCNLQ; from the exons ATGCAGTGGCGTCGACAGCGAAGGGTCACCCACGTGATCGGCTCCTCCAATCACGTTCTTCTTTTAGCGAGGTACCAAGACG CTCCACCCGGCGAGGAAGATGAAGAAGAAGGATTGCGAAACGGATACGTGAAGGACCAGGAAAATGACACGAGCATGCACAGTTTTGATCGAAATGGCCAGGGTGGCTACAAACCGCGGAGAATCGGAAACAGCGGCGGTAGCAGCTACGCTGGTGCCGTGAATCGCTCTCACAAGGATGAATCGACCAGCTCACCGTCGCAGCCGAAGATCATTTTCAACGAGGACGAGTACGCGAGAATTACGACACCTCGACAGGATGTGTTATTCAAAAAGGGATACCTGTCGAGGAAGAAGCCCTGGGCAGGGAACGCAAGCACGAGCGCAACTCCGTCTACGACCGAAAGCCAGTCTGCTTCGCATTCCACCGCAG ATGGCAGCGAAACGACTGAAGATCAGCAGCTATTGGACAGGGACTGTGGAACCGGAGAATATCCACCGATGATGAATTCCGCTGCGCAATTAGGCTACGGAACCTTTTATGACCACGCGAGTGGTTACTATTACGAGTATCCAGTGATGTTGGTTGGACCTGCACCAGTTCCAGCGCAAGTTGGGCCCAGCGTTTTGGCAGCTGTACCCTACGAACCCGTCCCTCTGAGGCCCATTGAGTGGGTAAATCCTGCGTTTGTGCCCAAACTGGCGGCTGACCAACAGTACTGCATGATGGATTACCAG ACCAACCAGAGCACAGAGAGCGTGCCTGTGGTGGAGGAGCAAGAGAATACAATACTGATTGAGGAAAACACCAATGGAACGTGTAACGAGAACGACACAGGAAGTGCCAGTTGCAGTGGAAGCGTCGCGGGCGAGATGGAGGAGCAGCCTGCAGAGACTAACACAGCAAAGGAGAATCAGACTGAGGATCAGCAAACGGAGGAACAAGCAGAAGAGCAATACATAGATGAGCagtatgtggagcagcaacattTGGAGAACGGGATAAATGGGGGACCGTACCTGGAGCCTGTGTTGATGCAGCAACCGGTGCACGTGTCGCACGTGATACCAGTTCCACAACCGTACATGTATCCTGGTCACTACATGTTCGGCCCTCCTCTGGTCAACGTGAATG GTGTTACCATACAGGCTGGGCCCATGATCAGGACTACAGACGTGGCGGCTATGTCGGCGGCCTGTATCAagcgaagaaagaaaaaaaagagaagaaagcAGATAAGAGTTGCTGTG GGTAATACGGAGGACGAGGAGGAAGGAGAGTACAGCTCCGAATGTGATACCACTATACCGTCTTCCCGACTGTCTTGGACAGCGTCTTCAACATCAACGGCAACCACGACAACAACCAGCAACAGGCCGCTAAACCCCGAGTGTCAGGAGTTCCAACTGCAGTCAGTCGAACCTAATACCTCACTTTCAAGTATTCCAACTTCTGCCAACACGCCGACATTTACCGAAGACTCGTCGGTGAATCAGTTGAGCACGTTGTCGTCAGACGCAACATCCGTTGACAAAAACAAAGAACCCTGTAACGGGGTCGTCTCAGACGATCCGCAGAGCCAGGTGGAAGAGCTGGTTACGAACAGCAATTCCGACGAAGTTATCGAATCTTCAGAAAAGAGTTCAACGCCGAATCACGAAGTGACCGATCCGACCAATAAAACGAAGAAACCGGTGAACTGTCTAAATAGAGAACAGACTCTATTACCGAATAACATTGCTAAAGTAACTGAAATCGAAACGTTACCAAATAATGAGACAAATAAAACAACGAGCAATTCATTGAGTATCAAAGAGTCATCGAAGGATAAAGTAAATGGTATTGGAGAGGAAACCCTGGTGAACGGGAAGATGATGGATACTGACTTGGGCAATATGCAAGCGTCCATTACAGCAGTATCTTCAAGACCGTCGTCTCGATGCAGCGACGATAAAACATCAAAGACTAATTCCATGGAAAACGTGGAAGCTCACGAAGAAAACCATGAATCCCTATCGAACAACAAAATATCGAGCGGAGTACCAAAGAGAAAGTACAGCGCCAAAGGTACGAAGTTCGTGAGGGAACCAACGCCTGGGCCGGATCTAAACAACGCCACAGAAGTAGAAACCGACAAGTCCGTGGTGCATGATCTCACTCAGAACCTGAATAGCGTTAACTTGTCAAACGACTCATTTTTGAAACCAGAGATCAACTGCtgctcaaagattgaggatcaaacatCCGAAAATTGCGCATCAAAGGACGTGTGCAATCATCAAAAGGACGACCCTATTGAGATctcaaatgaggattcaggattcgagagCCAGACACGACTTTCTGATTATCCTATCACAGAAGCAGTGACGGAATGGCTACGTAGAGCAAACTCGCCGAACATTTTCATCACGCCATTAGTCTCAGGGAACAGTGACGAAacggaggacgaggacgaggtgGACGAAGAGCCGCCAAAAAACTTGCAAGGCAACCCCATACTTGCACTATCTGCTAAAAGCAGTGCGGACGATGCGATGACATTGTTGCGTACGGCTAGCTGCGGCGAATTCGCAAGGGTCAGTAACGTCAAGAGTCAAGATCAGCCAGAGACTAACAGCACCGGTGGCTCGAGGAGGAAGCGTGACATGAAGAAGAAGTTGGCAGAACGAAGGCGAGTTAGGCACGTCGACGGAAAACTGGAAAACGAAGTAGTGTCTTCCTCGGATTCCTGTGGCCAACAAGAGCTCCCTGTTAACGTCATGAGGAAGAAGAATCCGTCGAAGCAGCAGGATGTTGGTGACGTTTGCGAATTTACTGAGAAGGATAGCGTTGCGGGTATGAGGGTTGCAACAAGCTCTCGGATGGACTCGAAGAGGGTCAATGCAAGGCGAATGAAAAGACAGGGGCGATCCAATAGGGATCCCACGAACAATAGCGACACGAAGATTCGACGCGCAGAAAATGACGAGAACGACGAGGGTGTCGTGGGGGACACGATGAACGTGAGGACGTTTGAAAAAGGGGAGATCGTCGTCTCAGAAGACGGGAAACTATTGACGACTTCCACCTACGAACCGATTCTGCGGAATAGTCATGACGCTTCCACAGTAATCGAAACGGTTTGTGAGAATGAAACAGTCAAAGAGACTATTACGAAGACGGAGGAGAGCAATAGGAGAAGCAGCGGTGAGGAAGAGAACTGTAGCAAAGAAGTTTCCTTGGACAGCATAGAGGAACCGGATGTGCTGGAGTGCTGGGAAGCTGAAATGATCGAGCCTGTGATAACGCCAAAGAAAATGCAATGCCGAGGAACATCGTGCGATGGGGAGGCTGCGGAAGAGGATAATAATGAGACTGAGCAGGTCAATCTGGATTACGTGCAGAAATACTATAGATTAGCGCGTGAAAGTGTTACCAGCAGCATCGAAGAGGAAGTCAGTGGCTCTAAGATGCACGTAGACTCGATTGCATCGATAACAGTGCCAAACAATTCTGAGCAATCCGAGGAAATCCGAACGCAAAAGAAAGACAAGAATGACATACCTGTCGACGAAGCTTTTGAAGTATATGAAAGTTGTTACACGGGAAAAACTCCGTTTCTGGGTATGGATTCGAAAATTTTCAAATCACGAACATTGTATGGACAGGAAGGTGAACATCCTATACCATGCAAAGCAGTTTGTTGTAATCTTCAATGA